In the Peptoclostridium acidaminophilum DSM 3953 genome, one interval contains:
- a CDS encoding IS3 family transposase, with protein MAKVLFSESDIKQLEKNKYVLRVSEKSITYSDEFKRHFIDEYMAGKLPREIFESCGFNIEMIGIKRVETSAKRWKVAYADSGLIGLSDSRKGASGRPLKRELKPEEIIKRQEAKIELLESQIELLKKLEKTERRLVDESKNLSTAAIFELIKSTIRQNSLKNMVGYFCSLLKVSRSGYYNYIKSEPTRLARERSDLKSKALILKAFKFKGYKKGSRQIKMTLDGKFKTVFNRKKIQRIMRKYGIICPHRRPNPYKRIAKATKEHRSVPNVLQRDFMKGIPGLALLTDITYMPYGNGSMAYLSTIIDSSTGEVIAHNLSKSLSLELATETVKKLKSQRKLKLQKGAFIHSDQGVHYTSPKYQQLLKISGLGQSMSRRGNCWDNAPQESFFGHMKDSVKSRTYGSFNELCWEVNHYISYHNNHRYKWNLKKMTPVQYRNHLLSSAA; from the coding sequence ATGGCCAAAGTTTTGTTTTCAGAATCTGACATAAAACAACTTGAGAAGAATAAATACGTGCTACGAGTCAGCGAAAAATCAATAACTTATAGCGACGAGTTCAAACGTCATTTTATTGACGAATATATGGCGGGAAAACTGCCAAGAGAAATTTTTGAATCATGCGGATTTAATATCGAAATGATAGGGATTAAGCGTGTTGAAACATCTGCTAAAAGGTGGAAAGTCGCATATGCAGACAGCGGTCTTATAGGTCTTAGCGATTCAAGAAAAGGCGCTTCCGGGAGGCCTCTTAAGCGTGAACTTAAACCTGAAGAAATCATCAAAAGGCAAGAGGCTAAAATCGAGTTATTAGAATCACAGATAGAGTTGCTAAAAAAGCTCGAAAAGACAGAAAGGAGGCTGGTAGACGAAAGTAAGAATTTAAGCACTGCAGCGATATTCGAACTGATAAAGAGCACGATCCGGCAAAATAGTTTGAAGAATATGGTCGGATACTTCTGTTCGTTATTGAAAGTATCCCGTTCAGGATACTACAATTACATAAAATCTGAACCAACCAGACTTGCACGTGAAAGGTCTGACTTGAAGTCAAAGGCATTGATACTGAAGGCTTTCAAATTTAAGGGTTACAAAAAAGGTTCCCGCCAAATCAAGATGACTCTTGATGGTAAGTTCAAGACTGTTTTCAACCGAAAAAAGATCCAACGAATCATGAGGAAATACGGGATCATTTGCCCGCATCGAAGACCTAATCCGTATAAAAGAATTGCAAAAGCTACTAAGGAGCACAGAAGCGTTCCTAACGTCCTACAGCGCGATTTTATGAAGGGTATCCCCGGTCTGGCTCTTCTAACCGATATCACTTACATGCCCTACGGAAATGGCTCTATGGCCTATTTGTCGACTATTATAGACTCCTCAACTGGCGAAGTCATAGCTCATAACCTTTCTAAAAGTTTGAGTCTTGAACTTGCAACCGAAACAGTGAAAAAGTTGAAATCACAAAGAAAGTTGAAACTTCAGAAAGGCGCGTTTATTCACTCAGATCAAGGTGTGCATTACACTAGTCCGAAATATCAGCAGTTACTCAAAATAAGCGGTCTGGGACAATCTATGTCAAGACGAGGCAACTGCTGGGACAATGCACCGCAAGAGTCGTTTTTCGGTCATATGAAGGATTCGGTAAAAAGTAGAACTTACGGTTCATTCAATGAGTTATGTTGGGAAGTAAACCATTATATCTCATATCATAATAATCATCGTTACAAATGGAATTTAAAAAAGATGACTCCTGTTCAATACAGGAATCATCTTCTTAGTTCAGCTGCTTAA
- a CDS encoding IS1182 family transposase encodes MIQLQQTLVISPYLELYNLVIPKDNMLRQINELVDFSFIYEELKQNYCLDNGRNAIDPIRMFKYLLLKAIFELSDADIVERSKYDMSFKYFLDMAPEEQVIDSSSLTKFRKLRLKDMNLLDLLINKTVELAIEKGIIQSKSIIVDATHTKARYNQKSPREILQDRSRKLRKAIYKVDESVKAKFPAKNTSNMLEDELAYCKKLIEVVEAEGGVCELPKIKEPLNLLKETVADDLEQLRISEDQDAMIGHKSADSSFFGYKTHIAMTEERIITAAVVTTGEKNDGKQLQTLIEKSKQAGMEVNTVIGDAAYSEKDNITYAKENTVELVAKLNPSVTQGYRKHEDEFQFNKDAGMYVCKAGHMAIRKARQGKKGIGTNQTDTYYFDVEKCKRCLRRQGCYKEGAKSKSYSVSIKSDEHTEQMAFQETEYFKTKAKERYKIEAKNSELKHRHGYDVATSSGLVGMELQGAMAIFTVNIKRILKLMK; translated from the coding sequence TTGATTCAGCTACAGCAAACATTGGTCATAAGTCCATATCTGGAGCTTTACAATCTAGTGATCCCCAAGGATAATATGTTGCGGCAAATCAATGAGCTTGTTGATTTTTCTTTTATATATGAAGAACTCAAACAGAATTACTGCCTGGACAATGGGAGAAATGCGATTGACCCTATTCGCATGTTTAAATACCTGCTGCTAAAAGCAATCTTTGAATTGTCCGACGCCGACATCGTCGAGAGATCGAAATATGATATGTCGTTTAAGTACTTTCTGGATATGGCACCGGAAGAGCAGGTGATAGATTCTAGTTCACTAACCAAGTTCCGAAAACTTCGGTTAAAGGATATGAATTTACTCGATTTGCTGATTAACAAGACGGTTGAACTCGCCATCGAAAAAGGCATTATCCAGAGTAAATCCATCATCGTAGATGCGACGCATACGAAAGCTCGTTATAACCAGAAGTCTCCACGTGAAATTTTACAGGACCGTTCTCGAAAACTCAGAAAGGCTATCTACAAGGTTGATGAATCTGTAAAAGCCAAGTTTCCTGCGAAAAATACAAGCAATATGTTAGAGGACGAACTCGCCTATTGTAAAAAGCTTATCGAGGTAGTCGAGGCAGAAGGCGGCGTTTGTGAGCTGCCTAAGATAAAAGAACCGCTCAATCTACTGAAAGAAACCGTTGCAGATGACCTTGAACAACTTCGAATCTCGGAAGACCAAGATGCAATGATCGGTCATAAGAGTGCGGACTCTTCGTTCTTTGGCTACAAAACCCATATTGCTATGACCGAGGAAAGAATTATTACGGCAGCCGTTGTAACAACTGGTGAGAAGAATGATGGCAAACAATTGCAGACCTTAATCGAGAAGAGCAAGCAAGCAGGCATGGAAGTGAATACAGTCATCGGAGATGCGGCATACTCCGAAAAAGATAACATCACTTACGCCAAAGAGAACACGGTTGAACTAGTGGCTAAGCTTAACCCGTCTGTTACACAAGGCTACCGTAAGCATGAAGATGAATTCCAGTTCAATAAGGATGCAGGAATGTATGTCTGCAAAGCTGGCCACATGGCAATCCGAAAGGCCCGTCAAGGCAAGAAAGGCATCGGCACAAACCAGACGGATACATACTACTTTGATGTGGAAAAGTGCAAGAGATGCTTACGCCGTCAAGGTTGCTACAAGGAAGGGGCAAAAAGTAAATCCTATTCGGTGAGCATAAAGTCCGACGAACATACTGAACAGATGGCTTTCCAGGAGACTGAGTACTTTAAGACGAAGGCCAAGGAACGTTACAAAATTGAGGCAAAGAACAGCGAACTGAAACACAGACACGGGTATGATGTGGCGACATCCTCGGGTCTTGTCGGCATGGAGTTACAAGGTGCAATGGCGATATTCACTGTAAATATAAAAAGAATATTAAAGTTAATGAAGTGA
- a CDS encoding adenylosuccinate synthase, with product MSSLVVVGSQWGDEGKGKIIDFLAEKADVVVRYSGGNNAGHTVVVGEEEYKLHLIPSGILYGDTPCIISAGVVVDPEVLLSEIKYLNERGISTDNLMIDERAHVIFPYHKSLDILSEQRRGSEDIGTTRRGIGPCYRDKTDRMGIRVCDMLTDSFKEKLEGNVAFQNKLIRAVYDSDGFAFQEMYEKYIGYAEQIKKYVTDTSIIVFEAIKSGKKVLFEGAQGTLLDLDYGTYPYVTSSNPVAGGVCTGTGIGPTMINDVVGVVKAYTTRVGKGPFPTELFDEDGERMRTVGHEFGTTTGRSRRCGWFDAVILRYAVRINGLTSMALTKLDVMSGFEKIKICVGYKKGDIVLTEFPASIEELSKCEPVFEELDGWNEDITSVRSFDELPENAKKYVSRLEELCGVKASIVAVGPKRDQTMVLKELY from the coding sequence TTGTCAAGTTTGGTAGTAGTGGGATCCCAGTGGGGGGATGAAGGAAAAGGAAAGATAATCGACTTTCTTGCAGAAAAGGCTGATGTGGTTGTAAGATATTCAGGAGGAAACAACGCAGGACATACTGTTGTTGTAGGAGAAGAGGAGTATAAGCTTCATCTTATCCCTTCAGGAATACTGTACGGAGACACTCCGTGCATAATAAGTGCGGGAGTTGTGGTTGACCCGGAGGTGCTGCTTTCTGAAATCAAATATCTCAACGAAAGAGGCATAAGCACAGACAACCTCATGATAGATGAAAGAGCCCATGTCATATTCCCTTATCACAAGAGTCTTGACATACTAAGCGAGCAAAGAAGAGGCAGCGAAGACATAGGAACGACAAGGCGCGGAATAGGCCCATGCTATAGAGACAAGACAGACAGGATGGGAATAAGGGTTTGCGACATGCTTACCGATTCCTTCAAGGAAAAGCTGGAAGGCAATGTGGCATTCCAAAACAAGCTTATAAGAGCTGTATACGACAGCGATGGCTTTGCTTTCCAGGAAATGTATGAAAAATACATAGGATATGCGGAGCAGATCAAAAAGTATGTTACGGATACATCAATAATTGTATTCGAAGCGATAAAAAGCGGCAAAAAGGTCTTGTTTGAGGGAGCTCAGGGCACTCTGCTTGATCTTGATTATGGAACTTATCCATACGTTACATCTTCAAATCCTGTGGCAGGCGGAGTGTGCACAGGCACAGGCATAGGACCTACAATGATAAACGACGTTGTGGGAGTTGTTAAGGCTTATACTACAAGAGTCGGAAAAGGCCCATTCCCTACGGAGCTCTTTGATGAGGACGGCGAGAGAATGAGGACTGTAGGCCATGAATTCGGAACGACTACAGGAAGGTCGAGAAGATGCGGTTGGTTTGACGCTGTGATATTAAGATATGCAGTTAGAATAAACGGCCTTACATCTATGGCGCTTACAAAGCTGGACGTTATGAGCGGCTTTGAAAAAATAAAGATTTGCGTAGGCTACAAGAAAGGCGACATCGTGCTTACCGAATTCCCGGCAAGCATAGAGGAGCTTTCAAAGTGCGAGCCTGTATTCGAAGAGCTTGACGGCTGGAATGAAGACATCACATCTGTAAGGAGTTTTGACGAGCTTCCTGAAAATGCAAAGAAGTATGTAAGCAGACTAGAGGAGCTTTGCGGTGTAAAGGCAAGCATAGTGGCCGTAGGACCAAAGAGAGACCAGACTATGGTGCTAAAGGAGCTTTACTAA
- a CDS encoding aminotransferase class V-fold PLP-dependent enzyme → MKGVYMDNGATAFPKAPGVAEAMANYINNVGCNVGRGAYEDAFAAQRTVLETRELLCELFNCDKVENVVFTKNITESLNAIMKGLLKAGDHAIISSMEHNAVTRPLNSLSKKGVEFSRAKCHQDGQLDLESVKSLIKENTKAIIMMHASNVCGTVLDLEGVGRIAKEHGIFFIVDAAQTAGVLEVDMKKLGADAIAFTGHKSLLGPPGMGGFVINDRLCGQVEPFIEGGTGSTSESEEQPHFMPDKFESGTQNIVGIYGLNASLKFLKEKGIESIRRHELEMTMEFIKRVKELPGVRLVGREGKEGRVAVVSIDFEGSDNAEIGFALEHEYQISTRVGLHCAPSAHKTLGTFPQGTVRFSFGYATTLEQVEYAANAIKKTLELME, encoded by the coding sequence ATGAAGGGTGTATACATGGACAACGGAGCTACTGCATTTCCGAAGGCTCCTGGCGTGGCAGAAGCAATGGCGAACTATATAAACAATGTAGGCTGCAATGTGGGAAGAGGTGCGTACGAGGATGCATTTGCGGCGCAAAGGACAGTCCTTGAAACCAGGGAGCTGCTATGCGAGCTTTTCAACTGCGACAAGGTTGAGAATGTGGTGTTCACAAAGAACATAACAGAAAGCCTAAACGCCATAATGAAGGGGCTGCTAAAAGCCGGGGACCACGCGATAATATCGTCGATGGAGCACAACGCTGTTACAAGGCCACTAAACAGCCTATCGAAGAAAGGCGTTGAATTTTCAAGAGCCAAATGTCATCAGGACGGACAGCTTGACCTTGAAAGCGTAAAGAGCCTGATAAAGGAAAATACAAAGGCTATAATAATGATGCACGCCTCGAACGTATGCGGAACTGTGCTTGACCTTGAAGGCGTGGGCAGGATAGCAAAGGAGCACGGCATATTTTTCATAGTTGATGCTGCCCAGACTGCAGGAGTGCTTGAAGTCGACATGAAAAAGCTGGGTGCCGACGCCATAGCCTTCACTGGCCACAAGAGCCTGCTAGGGCCTCCGGGGATGGGCGGGTTCGTCATAAATGACAGGCTGTGCGGACAGGTGGAGCCTTTCATAGAGGGCGGAACCGGCAGCACTTCAGAATCTGAGGAGCAGCCTCACTTCATGCCGGACAAGTTTGAATCAGGCACGCAAAACATAGTGGGAATATACGGCCTCAATGCTTCGCTGAAATTCCTGAAGGAAAAAGGCATAGAGAGCATAAGAAGACACGAGCTTGAAATGACAATGGAATTCATAAAAAGGGTGAAGGAGCTGCCTGGAGTAAGGCTAGTGGGCAGAGAAGGGAAAGAAGGCAGAGTTGCCGTAGTCTCCATAGATTTTGAAGGCAGCGACAATGCGGAAATAGGTTTTGCGCTTGAGCACGAATACCAAATATCTACAAGGGTTGGTCTTCACTGCGCGCCTTCGGCCCACAAGACACTTGGAACATTCCCTCAGGGAACAGTGAGATTCAGCTTCGGCTATGCCACGACGCTTGAACAGGTGGAGTATGCCGCCAATGCAATCAAAAAAACTCTCGAGTTGATGGAATAA
- the yedE gene encoding YedE family putative selenium transporter, translated as MGNKKGIILSGAIVGLISVLLVKLGNPMNMGMCIACFIRDIAGGIGLHRAEVVQYIRPEVIGLVIGAFGMAMFSKEFETKGGSSPFTRFILGIAVMVGALVFLGCPLRMVLRLAGGDLNALFGIAGFVAGILLGIVFLNKGFSLKRSYKLSKAEGFMFPAVFAGLFALLMAAPSFIFFSKEGPGSMYAPIFFALAAGLVVGVLAQKTRLCMVGGIRDLVMFKDTYLLSGFVAILVFALIGNMAFGFFKLGFAEQPVAHTDALWNFLGMALAGWGSVLLGGCPLRQLILAGEGNTDSAVAVMGMLVGAALSHNFGLASSPKGVTPAGQIAVIILFAVVLVIASLNIEKSSKVEMKGDVKIG; from the coding sequence GTGGGTAACAAAAAAGGAATCATTTTATCTGGAGCAATCGTCGGACTTATTTCAGTTCTTCTCGTGAAGCTGGGCAACCCAATGAACATGGGTATGTGCATAGCCTGCTTTATAAGAGATATCGCAGGGGGTATAGGACTACATAGAGCCGAGGTGGTTCAGTACATAAGACCCGAGGTCATTGGTCTTGTAATTGGTGCTTTTGGAATGGCCATGTTTTCAAAGGAATTCGAAACAAAGGGAGGTTCTTCTCCTTTCACGAGGTTCATACTCGGAATCGCCGTTATGGTTGGAGCCCTTGTTTTCCTGGGCTGTCCTCTGAGGATGGTGCTTAGGCTTGCAGGAGGAGACCTCAATGCGTTATTTGGCATCGCAGGCTTTGTAGCTGGAATACTTCTGGGAATAGTTTTCCTCAATAAGGGCTTTAGCCTCAAACGCAGCTACAAGCTGTCAAAGGCTGAGGGATTCATGTTCCCTGCTGTTTTTGCAGGCCTTTTCGCTCTTTTAATGGCAGCTCCTTCTTTCATATTCTTCAGCAAGGAAGGCCCGGGATCAATGTACGCTCCAATATTCTTCGCATTGGCTGCAGGCCTTGTAGTGGGCGTGCTGGCTCAAAAGACAAGACTTTGCATGGTTGGAGGAATAAGAGACCTTGTAATGTTCAAGGATACATACCTTCTTTCTGGATTTGTTGCAATACTAGTGTTCGCCCTGATAGGCAATATGGCTTTCGGCTTCTTCAAGCTGGGCTTTGCAGAGCAGCCTGTCGCTCACACTGATGCTCTTTGGAACTTCCTTGGAATGGCTCTTGCCGGTTGGGGATCGGTTCTTCTTGGAGGATGCCCTCTAAGACAGTTAATACTTGCAGGCGAAGGCAATACGGACTCTGCCGTGGCGGTAATGGGAATGCTTGTAGGTGCCGCTTTGTCTCACAACTTCGGACTTGCTTCAAGCCCTAAAGGAGTTACTCCAGCAGGCCAGATAGCAGTAATCATACTTTTTGCAGTTGTTCTGGTAATTGCTTCGCTTAACATAGAAAAAAGCTCAAAAGTGGAAATGAAAGGGGATGTGAAAATTGGTTAA
- a CDS encoding sulfurtransferase TusA family protein, whose amino-acid sequence MVKVDARGVSCPQPVLLTKNAAKNNPAEIQVVVDNNTAKSNVERFLKNSGYKSISFSSQGDDYVVTAKK is encoded by the coding sequence TTGGTTAAAGTAGATGCAAGGGGAGTTTCTTGTCCTCAGCCCGTGCTGCTTACAAAAAATGCGGCCAAGAACAATCCAGCTGAAATCCAGGTGGTAGTTGACAATAATACTGCAAAATCAAACGTGGAAAGATTCCTGAAAAACTCAGGATACAAGAGTATATCATTCTCATCTCAGGGCGACGATTATGTAGTTACGGCAAAGAAATAG
- a CDS encoding DUF3343 domain-containing protein — protein sequence MEYTAVFYTHSGAIKYDKFLREQSVKCQLMPVPRALSTSCGIGIRFTYDGDISLIVSSDIEKIFKATASGYELIYENE from the coding sequence ATGGAATACACTGCAGTTTTTTACACCCACTCGGGTGCAATAAAATACGACAAATTTCTAAGAGAACAGTCCGTAAAGTGCCAGCTCATGCCTGTTCCAAGAGCGCTCAGCACCAGCTGTGGCATAGGCATTCGCTTTACTTATGACGGCGACATATCGCTTATTGTATCAAGCGACATAGAAAAAATATTCAAGGCTACAGCTTCAGGCTACGAGCTTATTTATGAAAATGAGTAG
- a CDS encoding DUF134 domain-containing protein, giving the protein MARPKKFRRVEFFPESTYFVPWGKPKCEIDEIVLNVEELEAMRLKDIHELNQEECAEKMQVSRQTFQNIIDGARKKMVSALIEGKAIRISGGHYTTSMCKFTCIDCGNVYEIQYSQDRLKCPSCGSEKVLCSKKADFCIKWCKGEE; this is encoded by the coding sequence ATGGCAAGGCCAAAGAAATTCAGAAGAGTGGAGTTTTTTCCAGAGTCTACGTATTTCGTACCCTGGGGGAAGCCAAAGTGTGAAATAGACGAAATAGTGTTGAATGTCGAAGAGCTTGAAGCAATGAGGCTCAAGGACATACATGAACTCAACCAGGAAGAGTGCGCCGAAAAGATGCAGGTATCGCGCCAGACATTCCAGAATATAATAGACGGTGCACGAAAAAAGATGGTTTCAGCGCTTATTGAAGGCAAGGCCATTAGAATCAGCGGAGGTCACTACACCACAAGCATGTGCAAATTCACATGTATCGACTGCGGAAACGTATACGAAATACAGTATAGCCAGGACAGATTAAAATGCCCATCCTGCGGATCAGAAAAGGTGCTTTGCAGCAAAAAGGCGGATTTTTGCATAAAGTGGTGCAAGGGCGAAGAGTAG
- a CDS encoding GNAT family N-acetyltransferase: MLSKGEKTLIRRMEREDVDAMVTWPPYEDPLLKDYSFPQFTHGERDVWYGIKNSGLKKCFTVLTISGEVIGYISLRNVNIFSKKAEMGIVFSPKYVDAGYGRDAIKAFLDYYFNGMKYKKLVLRVAAFNRRAYRCYLACGFKYVDKSYMKVNIKKSDIPKDEEFKREKVFIKRGDKIKALFYRMEIST, from the coding sequence TTGCTATCAAAGGGAGAAAAGACGCTGATTCGAAGGATGGAAAGAGAAGACGTAGACGCCATGGTAACATGGCCGCCTTATGAGGACCCTCTTCTGAAGGACTACTCATTTCCACAGTTTACGCATGGCGAGAGGGATGTGTGGTATGGCATAAAAAACAGCGGCCTGAAGAAATGCTTTACAGTGCTGACGATTTCAGGTGAAGTCATAGGTTATATATCGCTCAGGAATGTCAACATATTTTCAAAAAAAGCAGAAATGGGGATAGTATTCAGCCCTAAATATGTAGATGCGGGCTATGGACGTGACGCCATAAAGGCATTTTTGGACTACTATTTCAACGGAATGAAATACAAAAAGCTGGTGCTGCGTGTGGCTGCATTCAACCGGAGGGCTTACAGATGCTATTTAGCCTGCGGCTTCAAATATGTAGACAAGTCATATATGAAAGTAAACATTAAGAAAAGTGACATTCCAAAGGACGAGGAGTTCAAAAGAGAAAAAGTGTTCATTAAGAGGGGCGACAAGATAAAGGCCCTCTTTTATAGAATGGAGATATCCACATAA
- the dnaB gene encoding replicative DNA helicase: MDLMGKVPPHSIDAEQSVLGSILLNKDCISEVADILRPGDFYKEAHANIYAAIMALYSRSEPVDLITLTEELKRRDSMEAVGGIAYITELSTVVPTTTNVRNYAKIVKEKAILRELIGASYKILEASYADSESVERILELSEKNIFDISQEKSGDNMRPISEVLMSAYEVMEELSRNKGAITGTTTGFTDLDRKTSGLQKTDLVLIAARPAMGKTAFALNLAQNAALKGKSSVAIFSLEMSKEQLIQRMISTQSHVELNKIKSGSLSEDEWPKIIEAMGVLAKANIHIDDTPGISVMEIRSKCRRLKMEKGLDMVLIDYLQLMESDSGGESRQQEIAKISRSLKIIAKELNCPVIALSQLSRAPELRSDHRPMLSDLRESGAIEQDADIVMFIYRDDYYHEDTEKKNIGEIIIAKHRHGETGTVELVWMGEFQKFHNIAREL, translated from the coding sequence GTGGATTTAATGGGAAAGGTACCGCCGCACAGTATTGATGCAGAGCAATCTGTGCTCGGCTCGATACTTCTCAACAAGGACTGCATAAGCGAAGTGGCCGATATATTAAGGCCTGGAGATTTTTACAAGGAAGCGCATGCAAATATTTATGCTGCTATAATGGCACTATACAGCAGAAGCGAGCCTGTAGACCTCATTACGCTTACCGAAGAGCTAAAGAGAAGGGATTCGATGGAGGCAGTGGGAGGCATAGCCTATATCACAGAGCTTTCTACCGTTGTGCCGACGACGACAAATGTGCGTAACTATGCAAAGATAGTAAAGGAAAAAGCGATACTAAGAGAGCTAATAGGCGCATCCTACAAAATTCTTGAGGCGAGTTATGCGGACAGCGAATCTGTAGAGCGAATTCTCGAGCTGTCTGAAAAGAACATTTTCGACATATCCCAGGAAAAAAGCGGAGACAACATGCGCCCAATAAGCGAAGTGCTAATGAGCGCCTATGAAGTTATGGAGGAGCTCTCAAGGAATAAAGGCGCTATAACGGGAACTACGACCGGCTTTACAGACCTTGACAGAAAGACAAGTGGTCTCCAAAAGACTGACCTTGTGCTAATAGCTGCGCGTCCGGCTATGGGAAAAACGGCTTTTGCCCTGAATCTGGCACAGAATGCGGCGCTTAAGGGAAAAAGCTCAGTTGCGATATTCAGCCTCGAGATGTCAAAGGAGCAGCTTATACAGCGTATGATATCAACCCAGTCGCATGTCGAGCTAAACAAGATCAAAAGCGGAAGCCTCAGCGAAGACGAGTGGCCCAAGATAATAGAGGCCATGGGAGTTCTTGCCAAGGCCAACATCCATATAGATGATACTCCGGGAATAAGCGTTATGGAGATAAGGTCAAAATGCAGAAGGCTCAAGATGGAAAAGGGCCTTGATATGGTGCTGATAGACTACCTGCAGCTTATGGAGAGCGACTCGGGCGGAGAGAGCCGCCAACAGGAAATTGCAAAGATATCGCGTTCACTCAAGATAATAGCAAAGGAGCTCAACTGCCCCGTCATTGCGCTTTCGCAGCTCTCGCGTGCGCCCGAGCTAAGATCCGACCACAGGCCTATGCTTTCGGACCTTAGGGAATCTGGAGCGATAGAGCAGGATGCGGATATTGTAATGTTCATATACAGGGACGATTATTACCACGAGGACACCGAAAAAAAGAACATAGGCGAGATAATAATAGCCAAGCACCGTCACGGCGAAACTGGAACGGTGGAGCTTGTCTGGATGGGTGAATTTCAAAAATTCCACAATATTGCAAGGGAGCTGTAG
- the rplI gene encoding 50S ribosomal protein L9 → MKVILLKDLKGTGKKGDVINVSDGYARNFLFPKGAAKEASDGNLKVLSEQKTAQKIKEEKEHEAAKALAKSMEEITITLFSKAGEGGRLFGSITSKDIAESLKKKHGIDVDKRKILMDEPIKVLGAKFVEIKLHQDVVAKLKVEIKETDK, encoded by the coding sequence ATGAAGGTTATCCTGCTTAAGGATTTGAAGGGAACAGGCAAAAAAGGAGACGTAATAAATGTAAGCGACGGCTATGCGAGGAACTTCCTCTTTCCAAAAGGCGCTGCAAAAGAGGCTTCCGACGGGAATCTGAAGGTGCTGAGCGAGCAAAAGACTGCCCAAAAGATAAAAGAGGAAAAAGAACATGAGGCGGCTAAGGCGCTTGCCAAGTCAATGGAGGAGATAACTATAACTCTGTTTTCTAAGGCTGGGGAAGGCGGAAGGCTTTTCGGCTCTATAACTTCAAAGGATATCGCTGAAAGCCTCAAGAAAAAGCATGGAATTGATGTAGACAAGAGGAAAATACTTATGGACGAACCGATAAAGGTGCTTGGCGCAAAGTTCGTAGAGATAAAGCTGCATCAAGACGTTGTTGCCAAGCTCAAGGTAGAGATTAAGGAAACTGACAAATAG